From a region of the Corallococcus coralloides DSM 2259 genome:
- a CDS encoding L,D-transpeptidase family protein, translating into MEPPVDFAGTAIPATGGLEHPRFAGSPQLADVASGATVLGTGSKGDGLRAVQGALMDMGFALYGGADGRYGPDTARAFRNFQVHAGLRSSGVLDAATLKALEALAPAPGSRGQSRALPSPFYSGQPVRVVIALREHRTFLFDPEGRLVDIFPNAVGTAATPTHPGLKVVRAKLDQVATEDAGARLWNDRHVFGSRLLDLSWADGRRSGEELHGTSAPALLGGDVSHGCIRHANEDILVLHDALAVGDRIAVVETLQDPHLGVPVTVG; encoded by the coding sequence ATGGAGCCTCCGGTCGACTTCGCGGGCACGGCGATTCCGGCGACAGGTGGCCTGGAGCATCCGCGCTTCGCCGGGTCGCCGCAGCTCGCGGACGTGGCATCCGGCGCGACGGTGCTCGGCACGGGCTCGAAGGGGGACGGCCTTCGCGCGGTGCAGGGCGCACTCATGGACATGGGGTTCGCGCTCTACGGCGGCGCGGACGGACGCTACGGACCGGACACGGCGCGCGCGTTCCGCAACTTCCAGGTGCATGCGGGCCTGCGATCCAGTGGTGTGCTCGACGCCGCCACGCTGAAGGCCCTGGAGGCGCTCGCTCCGGCTCCGGGCTCACGGGGACAGTCGCGCGCCCTGCCCTCTCCGTTCTACTCGGGCCAGCCCGTGCGCGTGGTCATCGCACTGCGCGAGCACCGCACCTTCCTCTTCGACCCGGAGGGGAGGCTCGTGGACATCTTCCCCAACGCGGTGGGCACCGCCGCCACGCCCACGCACCCGGGACTCAAGGTCGTCCGCGCGAAGTTGGACCAGGTGGCCACCGAGGACGCGGGCGCGCGGCTGTGGAACGACCGGCACGTGTTCGGCTCGCGGCTGCTGGACCTGTCCTGGGCGGATGGACGCCGCAGCGGCGAGGAGCTGCATGGCACCAGCGCCCCTGCCCTGCTCGGCGGCGACGTGTCCCACGGCTGCATCCGTCACGCGAACGAGGACATCCTCGTGCTGCATGACGCGCTCGCCGTGGGCGACCGCATCGCGGTGGTGGAGACGCTCCAGGATCCGCACCTGGGCGTCCCCGTCACCGTGGGCTGA